Proteins encoded within one genomic window of Nitrospira sp.:
- a CDS encoding prepilin-type N-terminal cleavage/methylation domain-containing protein, producing MVRMGNGTVRVIRKHPFCAAPQSALTQTEGFTLIELMLAVSIVGVLASLAVPNYVDFIEKARMAKTVAELHGLTKEIKGYALGAEQYPDSLADIGRSTMLDPWGTPYQYWRVNCDPVYDIGSLAKLKLRKKGNPRVIPAADSPFTHNDWHRSLAVDNGDHQDLLHFAAGGGNGGGGGNGGGGGGNGGGGQNCGQGGARKDRHLHPISSDFDLYSMGTDKDSVKPLTAQKSHDDVIRASDGGYYGLARNF from the coding sequence ATGGTCAGGATGGGAAACGGGACCGTGCGTGTCATTCGAAAGCACCCATTTTGTGCGGCGCCACAGTCTGCGCTCACACAGACTGAAGGCTTCACCCTCATTGAACTCATGCTCGCGGTCTCGATCGTTGGGGTATTGGCTTCCCTTGCCGTTCCGAATTACGTGGACTTCATCGAAAAGGCCCGCATGGCCAAGACCGTTGCGGAACTCCACGGCCTCACGAAAGAAATCAAAGGATATGCGCTTGGTGCGGAACAATATCCAGATTCACTGGCGGACATCGGACGGAGCACGATGTTGGACCCATGGGGAACGCCGTATCAGTACTGGCGAGTCAACTGCGATCCTGTTTATGACATCGGCAGCCTTGCCAAACTGAAATTGCGTAAGAAGGGAAATCCACGAGTGATCCCTGCCGCTGACTCCCCCTTCACGCATAACGATTGGCATCGTTCTCTCGCCGTTGATAACGGGGATCATCAAGATCTTCTCCATTTTGCTGCTGGTGGTGGCAACGGTGGCGGAGGTGGAAATGGAGGGGGGGGCGGTGGCAATGGCGGCGGCGGGCAGAATTGTGGACAGGGTGGAGCGAGGAAGGACCGTCACCTCCACCCGATTAGTTCAGACTTTGATCTTTACAGCATGGGAACGGACAAAGATTCTGTGAAGCCCCTGACGGCACAGAAGAGTCATGATGATGTCATCCGGGCAAGTGATGGTGGGTATTACGGCTTGGCCAGGAACTTCTAA
- a CDS encoding alpha/beta hydrolase: MQTLLQVLQWMDLNTADAQAMTFQQIVSNRLSFRVAMAGSGEKLVLCLHGFPESAISWQHQIDPLAQAGYRVWAPDLRGYGGTTRPTSIDAYRIESLMDDVTGLLDAAQVQRAILVGHDWGGIIAWYYGMRHAGRVEALIIVNAPHPACFEREVRHWRQLHRSWYMGLFQMPWLPEAAMSTGHGYVIGEIFRRMTKQMPDDLIQRYRRQACEPGALTAMLNYYRAALRGGGALRQRRLGYPPVPVPTLVIWGVQDHALVSENLDGLNEFVDDLTVVTVTDAGHFVHEDKPEQVTRDMLMWLQHHERT; the protein is encoded by the coding sequence GTGCAAACCTTGCTTCAGGTCTTGCAGTGGATGGATCTCAATACCGCTGATGCGCAAGCCATGACCTTTCAACAGATTGTCTCGAACCGACTGTCCTTTCGCGTGGCCATGGCCGGGTCCGGCGAGAAGCTGGTGCTCTGCCTGCATGGGTTTCCAGAATCCGCGATCTCATGGCAACATCAAATTGACCCGCTGGCGCAGGCAGGGTATCGGGTCTGGGCCCCCGATCTCCGAGGATATGGTGGCACGACGCGACCGACGAGCATAGACGCCTACCGAATTGAATCCTTGATGGATGATGTTACCGGACTTCTCGATGCCGCGCAGGTTCAACGCGCCATCCTGGTCGGGCATGATTGGGGTGGAATCATCGCCTGGTACTATGGGATGCGGCACGCCGGGCGCGTGGAAGCCTTAATCATTGTGAACGCGCCTCACCCCGCCTGCTTTGAACGGGAAGTACGACATTGGCGGCAATTGCATCGTTCCTGGTACATGGGATTGTTTCAAATGCCCTGGCTACCGGAAGCGGCAATGTCTACCGGTCATGGCTATGTGATTGGTGAGATCTTTCGGCGCATGACGAAGCAGATGCCGGATGATCTCATTCAACGGTATCGACGGCAAGCGTGCGAGCCAGGAGCACTCACAGCCATGCTGAATTACTATCGCGCCGCCCTACGCGGCGGCGGGGCATTGCGGCAGCGAAGGTTGGGATATCCTCCTGTCCCCGTCCCTACACTGGTGATCTGGGGAGTGCAAGATCACGCACTCGTCAGCGAGAATCTTGATGGGTTGAATGAGTTCGTCGACGACCTGACGGTGGTGACGGTCACCGACGCCGGACATTTCGTGCATGAAGACAAGCCGGAGCAGGTCACGCGCGACATGTTGATGTGGTTGCAGCATCACGAGCGAACCTGA
- a CDS encoding antibiotic biosynthesis monooxygenase: protein MSVDRSLRVIARAKAKTDHVGQVREILTVLVDATRREPGCLSYELLQNHADPTDFVFVERWASPVAEQAHFLTPHLLATLQQLTGLLASEPQICRYGVVR, encoded by the coding sequence ATGAGCGTCGACCGCTCTCTCCGTGTGATTGCCCGTGCCAAGGCCAAGACCGACCATGTGGGACAGGTGCGAGAGATCCTGACTGTCTTAGTTGATGCGACTCGCCGGGAACCTGGCTGTCTCAGCTACGAGCTTTTGCAGAACCATGCCGATCCGACTGACTTTGTGTTTGTCGAACGATGGGCCAGCCCGGTAGCAGAACAGGCGCATTTCCTGACGCCTCATCTGTTGGCCACGCTGCAACAGTTGACCGGTCTTCTAGCCTCTGAACCTCAGATCTGTCGGTATGGTGTCGTGCGATAG